The sequence TCAGGTATTTTTTCCTCTTTTTTCTTGATCGTAGAATACATTGTTTTGCTTCTATATGAAATTGTGTTGATGGTTTTACAATGCTACTCTGTGAAGATAACGGACAAGTCTCATCGGGATCGATCCAACGTGAAACTAGTACTTTTAgcacaaaaaaataatactttaatATAACTTGAGGCGAATAGGGGATCCATCTCGAAAAATTAACATGTGAGATGATTCCGCAAGTCTTTTCATGTAAGATAACAAGATCAAGATCGATTCACTGTGGTCTGTGGCCTATGTTTGAATGGAATGGTGACTTGAATTTTTTTCACCTCATGGCTAATGGCATATTCAGGGTAGAATGGTCTCTATATATGATTTACATATCATTTAATCAATGTATcctattaatatatattatgtagGTTTTCAAAAACCACGGTGCCTCAGCCGGGGCATCCATGAGTCATCCACATAGTCAGATCATGGCGCTTCCAGTTGTTCCTCCCACGGTCTCTGCTAGGCTCAATAGCATGAAGGAGTTTTTCCTGCAAACCGGAAAGTGTAGTCTTTGTCAAGTTAAACGGGATGATCTTGTAATTGATGAGTCGAGCCATTTCATAGCAGTTGCCCCATTTGCTGCAACATTTCCTTTTGAGATATGGGTTGTTCCGCGCGATCACTCTTCTCATTTTCACGAGCTTGATCACGAGAAGGTAATTAGTTCTTTCTTTTCTAAGCCTTGAGTTCGGATTATAGATAAAAACAGGGTACTTTGTAATTCTTTATCCCATTTTCTCGATGTATGATCTTTGATTTGGATAGTAAGCTCTTGTTTGGGACTTGTGATGCGAGACTCTCTCACTAATTCCTTCCCGATACCTCTCAAAGAAAATATTGAATTGGATCCAAATTGACAGACAGCGTGAGCTTTACCCATGTGGTTATGCACTCTTTCGAATAGGAATCcgttttctgaaaaatcttgGGTTTTGTACTTTGGTGGGTCTCCGAGATTCTTTCGATGACCTATATAGTGTAGAAGGGATGTCTATTTAATCCGATTGATTGCGTAAAACCCTTGATAGCAACAGAACCTGGAAATGTATATAGAAAAGACACTTGTTCTCTATTAATCACGACTCCATGAGTTCGAATATCCTATTCCCTAAATCAAATACAGCCTAACTAGCATAGGACTGAGGATAGAATGATGAAAATAAGTTACTTTAAACACAATTGGTCGCAAACCGTTGAGTATGGTTGACCTTTTGTCAttatttcattattattatgtgtGTTAGTTTTTAATGGATGTTTGCCACTCTtcaattttcttgaaatttgcaGGCACTCGATCTGGCTGGGCTATTAAAGGTCATCCTCATTAAGATGTCCTCCCAACTAAAAGATCCGCCTTACAATTTGATGATACACACCGCACCACTCCAACTCGACTCCTCGGAGTTACCATTCACGCACTGGTTTATACAGATAGTTCCCCAGCTGACATTAACGGGCGGATTCGAGTTAGGAACGGGCTGTTACATAAACCCTGTTTTCCCAGAGGATGCTGCTAAAGTGTTGAGGGACGTGAGTGTACCAAACCAACGATGAATGTATTCTCAACGCTCTCAAGAGAATAATGATACTGCTATTTATACATTCCTGATTGTAATAAGgaaatataattcaaatataCCTTCTCATTCTATTCCTAGCTAGAGATGTAATCGAGCCGAGTTGAACTCTTGAatgtttgaatttgatttatttatcgAGTTGAGCTCGAGCTTTATTTAACAAATATATTCATGCCCACGAGCTTCGAGTTTTTATTagcttaattaataaatataaatattcatTGAATTcattaaaaactaaattttatatttggaaaaaaatataatatttttattaaaacttgtaattttattataataaataaatttaatcattttttatatatttatcagGAGGAAAAatgtaaaatcaataattcgaatatcaaaactattatttttcaTATACGAGCCTACTAACGAGCCTGTTCACGAACTAATAAACTGAATATAGTATAACTTGAATTTTTTCACGAACTAACAAACTGAATATTGTATAACTTGAATTTGATTCATTTATCTTAACAAATTTTACTGAATACtctcaaacaatttttttttaattattaaatcgAGCTTCGAATGACTACGCACTATAAAGAAACAAAGACTTGTAAGATTTTCTCTCTCAAAACAAAAACTCCTCAAaagcaaaaaaataataaaaaaagaaataaaaaaactccAATACTTTTGTATCGTTGGGTTTTTGCTTAATGGGCTTGGAAGTTGTAGGAAGGGAATTGCACCGCGAAATGGATTCTTCAGTTACGGGCTTCGGAGCAGACACACACACTTGGCGGGAAATGTTCCCGCCAAAATTCATTACTAAGGATGCCCTAGTCTGTACTGTCTCACGCACGAATTCGTAATTCCCGAGCAATCACTGTAGTTTTTTCATCAATGGCCGGCGATTCACCTCCGCACAATAATGGGAATCGGCCGAACGATAATGATAATCAGCCGTCGAGTCCCGTCTCTCCTACATCAACTGGTTTCAACACCGATCAGTTGCCGCTCAACTCCAGCCAGAACTATTCAGATTTTGACGACGATGAGGAGGCCTCTGTTGACCCGCCGATTATCGAGGACGTGGTCGACGACAACGTCAacgatgatgaagaagaagagcaaggagAGGATCTTTTCAACGACGATTTCATGGAGTCAGTCTCGATttactctctctctcttttttttttttttttgcctggATGAAAAGCCTCTCTTTTGTTGTATTGATGAACGAATCATGGATGATTGATTGTCTTATGACGTGATGATTGTAGTGATTACCGGAGGATGGGTCAGCAGGATCAGTACGAGTCCCAAGGATTGGACGATTCCATGGAGGATGAGAGGGATGTAAACCAGATTATCGCCGACCGCAGAGCTGCTGAGATTGAACTTGACGCGAGAGAAGCTCACGTCTTTAACAGCAGGATTCCCGAACTTCTACGCGAACAAGGTCCACAGCTGAATTCTACACTTGTTGATCAAATTTCCTCATTTTTCACGTTTTTTCCGcctagtgtaatttttaatgttttataactTGTCTTCTGGATCTGTTTCCTTTTAGCAGTGAATACTATTACTTGATACTGTTGAGAATGAATTATTTCTTCCTGTTCTCCTGATTTGGCTTTGCTGGTTGGCAACCTGCTGAGACGTCCAActt comes from Henckelia pumila isolate YLH828 chromosome 4, ASM3356847v2, whole genome shotgun sequence and encodes:
- the LOC140866276 gene encoding ADP-glucose phosphorylase, whose amino-acid sequence is MASDETNRSPEIRKDAIHNRWVIFSPARARRPSDFKSKTDPNDSKDRTECPFCAGHEHECAPEIFRVPPESTSDWRIRVIQNLYPALSRRLDFTDGENDGCSAALPGFGFHDVVIESPAHRVHLEDHSPARIADVLLAYIQRIEQIREFDSIKYVQVFKNHGASAGASMSHPHSQIMALPVVPPTVSARLNSMKEFFLQTGKCSLCQVKRDDLVIDESSHFIAVAPFAATFPFEIWVVPRDHSSHFHELDHEKALDLAGLLKVILIKMSSQLKDPPYNLMIHTAPLQLDSSELPFTHWFIQIVPQLTLTGGFELGTGCYINPVFPEDAAKVLRDVSVPNQR